One window of the Peromyscus leucopus breed LL Stock chromosome 17, UCI_PerLeu_2.1, whole genome shotgun sequence genome contains the following:
- the LOC114701870 gene encoding protein Mis18-alpha-like has translation MGSPQARWGESVQCRVAAVTRASDASPSSVSKGTFISFWQHAITDFFPSGLLKTLLHVIFIIPWSQKDDHQGNKFLRVGGDPSLLEKRLSEDSPRYWLLQKWASMSSADAAEAEAEPGEEKAAAAAGENPLVFLCSRCRRPLGHSLTWVTSQEDSNCILLRCVSSNVSVDKEQKLSKCKGEDGCILGTLYCTGCSLRLGYVYRCTPKNLDSKRDLFCLSVEAIESYTLGSSEKQIVSEDKELLNLESRVEIEKSVKQMEDVLKALLMKLWEIELKLSSAGCCH, from the exons ATGGGAAGTCCTCAGGCACGCTGGGGCGAGTCTGTCCAGTGCCGTGTGGCCGCTGTCACTCGTGCTAGTGACGCCTCACCCAGCTCTGTAAGCAAG GGGACTTTCATCTCCTTCTGGCAACATGCCATAACAGACTTCTTCCCCTCAGGCCTTCTTAAAACCTTGCTTCATGTGATCTTTATCATTCCATGGAGCCAAAAGGATGATCACCAGGGGAATAAATTTCTGCGAG tcGGGGGCGACCCCTCGCTGCTGGAGAAGCGGCTCTCGGAAGACTCGCCCCGCTACTGGCTGCTTCAGAAGTGGGCGAGCATGTCGAGCGCGGACgcggcggaggcggaggcggagcCGGGCGAGGAGAAGGCGGCGGCGGCCGCCGGGGAGAACCCGCTCGTGTTCCTGTGCTCGCGCTGTCGCCGGCCGCTGGGCCACTCGCTCACCTGGGTGACCAGCCAGGAGGACAGCAACTGCATCCTCTTGCGCTGTGTTTCCTCCAATGTGTCTGTGGATAAAGAACAGAAACTGTCCAAGTGTAAAGGCGAAGACGGCTGCATTCTTGGGACGCTGTATTGTACAGGCTGCTCCCTGCGCCTTGGCTATGTGTACAGATGCACTCCCAAGAACCTGGACTCCAAGAGGGACTTGTTCTGCCTCAGCGTCGAAGCCATTGAAAGTTACACTTTAGGGTCCTCCGAAAAGCAAATCGTGTCGGAAGACAAGGAGCTTCTCAATCTGGAAAGCAGAGTTGAAATAGAGAAGTCTGTAAAGCAGATGGAAGACGTCCTGAAGGCCTTGCTGATGAAGCTGTGGGAGATTGAGTTAAAACTGTCCTCCGCTGGCTGCTGCCACTGA